In Stenotrophomonas sp. ESTM1D_MKCIP4_1, a single genomic region encodes these proteins:
- a CDS encoding ABC transporter substrate-binding protein produces the protein MSSAAFRRPSRSTVLIGAVLVIGIAGIVYARVRTPAAVAPVPATLAGADAPALSGTPDPAAQALIPAGYRFVTPGVLTVATHPAQLPLADYGADSKQVVGVEPDIAKLIADGLGLKLELVPVAWADWPLGLESGKYDAVLSNVTVTEERKKKFDFSSYRFDLLGIYTRTDGPIRKIERPADVAGLKVVVGASTNQDQILRHWDQQNIAAGLKPVEYQYFDDAVVGRLAVITGRADVSFEPNATGAYSARDGKVRRVGLFPGGWPDAAAISATTRKGSGLADAITAALNTQIRSGTYAQALTRWNLAEEAVPQSQTNPPGLPSL, from the coding sequence ATGAGTTCTGCCGCATTTCGTCGTCCCTCGCGCAGCACGGTCCTGATCGGCGCCGTGCTGGTCATCGGCATCGCGGGCATCGTCTATGCCCGCGTGCGTACGCCGGCCGCCGTAGCGCCGGTCCCTGCCACGCTGGCAGGTGCCGATGCCCCTGCGTTGAGCGGGACACCCGACCCTGCCGCGCAGGCCCTGATCCCTGCGGGCTACCGTTTCGTGACCCCCGGCGTACTGACCGTGGCAACACACCCGGCGCAGCTGCCGCTGGCCGACTATGGTGCCGACAGCAAGCAGGTAGTGGGTGTGGAGCCGGACATCGCCAAGCTGATTGCCGACGGGCTGGGCCTGAAGCTGGAGCTGGTACCGGTGGCGTGGGCGGACTGGCCGTTGGGGCTGGAATCGGGCAAATACGATGCGGTGCTGTCCAACGTGACCGTGACCGAAGAGCGCAAGAAGAAGTTTGATTTTTCCAGCTATCGGTTCGATCTTCTGGGCATCTACACGCGCACCGACGGGCCGATCCGGAAGATCGAGCGGCCGGCCGACGTGGCGGGGCTGAAGGTGGTGGTGGGTGCCAGCACCAACCAGGACCAGATCCTGCGGCATTGGGACCAGCAGAACATCGCCGCTGGATTGAAGCCGGTGGAGTACCAGTACTTCGATGATGCGGTGGTGGGGCGCCTGGCGGTGATCACCGGCCGCGCGGATGTGTCCTTCGAGCCCAACGCCACGGGGGCTTACTCCGCCCGCGACGGCAAGGTGCGGCGGGTGGGGTTGTTCCCCGGTGGCTGGCCGGATGCCGCGGCGATTTCAGCGACCACGCGCAAGGGCAGCGGGCTTGCCGATGCGATCACCGCAGCATTGAACACGCAGATCCGCAGCGGAACGTACGCACAGGCGCTGACGCGCTGGAACCTGGCCGAGGAAGCCGTGCCGCAGTCGCAGACCAATCCCCCCGGATTGCCGTCTCTTTGA
- a CDS encoding LysR family transcriptional regulator produces the protein MDNTLRRIDLNLLVTLQALLEERNVTRAAERLHLAQPTVSIQLARLRDLFNDPLLLPAARGMRCTARADALREPLAEALDAVRRAVAPVQPFDPANARQTWRIMASDFGESTVVLPALPALRAAAPGTRLAVVSLAPAQMVAQSERGEIDLAIHIASEAPPSLHHRPLFQERYVLAGRRDHPRLKRRPTLKQFCALQHAIVSPDGGGFHGKTDTALAHAGVRRDVVLSVPHFLFLRNALLSTDLVAMMPSRLVAADPALKAVEAPIDVPGFEMVLFWHDRVHRDPAHRWLREHMAAMA, from the coding sequence ATGGACAATACCCTACGCCGCATCGACCTCAACCTGCTGGTCACCCTGCAGGCGTTGCTGGAAGAGCGCAACGTCACCCGGGCGGCCGAGCGCCTGCATCTGGCGCAGCCCACGGTCAGCATCCAGCTGGCGCGGTTGCGCGATCTGTTCAATGACCCGCTGCTGCTCCCGGCAGCGCGCGGCATGCGGTGCACGGCGCGCGCGGATGCACTTCGCGAGCCTTTGGCCGAAGCCCTGGATGCGGTGCGGCGCGCTGTCGCACCGGTACAGCCATTCGATCCTGCCAATGCCCGGCAGACCTGGCGCATCATGGCCTCGGATTTCGGCGAATCAACCGTGGTCCTGCCCGCGCTGCCGGCACTCCGCGCTGCTGCGCCCGGTACACGCTTGGCCGTGGTCAGCCTGGCCCCCGCACAGATGGTTGCACAGAGCGAACGTGGGGAGATCGATCTGGCCATCCACATCGCGTCGGAAGCGCCGCCGTCCCTGCACCACCGCCCGCTCTTCCAGGAGCGCTACGTGCTCGCAGGCCGGCGTGACCACCCTCGGCTGAAGCGTCGGCCAACCCTCAAGCAGTTCTGCGCGTTGCAGCACGCCATCGTGTCACCCGATGGAGGCGGATTCCACGGCAAAACAGACACGGCGCTGGCGCATGCGGGTGTGCGCCGCGACGTGGTGCTGTCGGTGCCGCATTTCCTGTTCCTGCGCAATGCGCTGCTGAGTACCGATCTGGTGGCGATGATGCCCTCACGCCTGGTGGCTGCTGACCCTGCATTGAAGGCAGTGGAGGCACCGATCGACGTACCAGGATTCGAGATGGTGCTGTTCTGGCACGACCGCGTGCACCGTGATCCGGCACATCGCTGGCTGCGGGAACACATGGCTGCCATGGCGTGA
- a CDS encoding NAD(P)H-dependent oxidoreductase gives MNVLLVYAHPEPTSLNGTLKDFTVQRLQAAGHTVQVSDLYAMRWKAQIDAEDHPGRDAERPFHASLDSRDAYAAGRQRDDIAAEQDKLRWADAVILQFPLWWFSMPAILKGWVDRVYAYGFAYGVGEHSDHHWGDRYGEGAMAGKRAMLVVTTGGWESHYGPRGINGPIDDLLFPIQHGILFYPGFDVLPPHVIYRSSRVGEQNLADVLEGLGKRLDGLARDAVIPYRRQNAGDYLIPSLELRPGLGGEGVGLGIHHQG, from the coding sequence ATGAACGTTCTTCTTGTCTACGCCCACCCCGAACCGACCTCCCTCAATGGCACGCTGAAGGACTTCACCGTGCAGCGCCTCCAGGCGGCCGGCCACACCGTGCAGGTTTCAGATCTGTATGCCATGCGCTGGAAGGCGCAGATCGACGCCGAAGACCATCCAGGCCGTGATGCCGAGCGCCCGTTCCATGCCTCGCTGGATTCGCGCGATGCCTACGCCGCTGGCCGGCAGCGTGACGACATTGCCGCCGAGCAGGACAAGCTGCGCTGGGCTGACGCGGTGATCCTGCAGTTTCCGCTGTGGTGGTTCTCCATGCCGGCCATCCTGAAGGGGTGGGTGGACCGGGTATATGCCTATGGCTTCGCCTACGGCGTGGGGGAACATTCCGACCACCATTGGGGTGACCGCTACGGTGAGGGTGCGATGGCCGGCAAGCGCGCAATGCTGGTGGTCACTACCGGTGGTTGGGAATCGCATTACGGCCCGCGCGGCATCAATGGTCCGATCGACGATCTGTTGTTCCCCATCCAGCACGGGATCCTGTTCTATCCCGGTTTCGATGTGCTGCCGCCGCACGTGATCTACCGCAGCAGCAGGGTGGGTGAGCAGAACCTTGCAGATGTGCTGGAAGGGCTCGGCAAGCGATTGGACGGGCTGGCCCGCGACGCGGTCATTCCGTACCGGAGGCAGAACGCGGGTGATTACCTGATTCCCTCGCTCGAGCTGCGGCCTGGCCTGGGCGGGGAAGGAGTGGGGTTGGGGATTCACCATCAGGGGTGA